One region of Endozoicomonas sp. Mp262 genomic DNA includes:
- a CDS encoding MATE family efflux transporter, translating to MNNYKEQPAHTNKDFLKKLWQLAIPISIQCMMFSLLGLIDILMVGQLGESAVAAVGLGNRIFFFNLILSASLGGGLSILAAQYIGARDTSGVRRTLALSLAASILITIPFIIVYLLFTDAIIGFASSSPELLSLGSDYLLITAPSILCTAIVVPLEAALRASNDATTPTRIGLLTILVNIALNYIFIFGAFGIPAMGVAGSALGTALARLLQLVILCYCILNFRTYLIPTARDLSKAFRRTELKRYLKVSLPIIFQDGLWAFGVVLYHLIYGQMGVDELAIMSAVSAIEGLLISLFIGFAIGASIILGHELGASQFDAAWKQGRLFLMGSPIIALLIGLILILFNAHVIMLLGELREATILAAKQVVIVAGMALCLRVINLVGIVGVLRSGGDVNATALINIIGMWCVGLPLAWLAATVWQLPLYLVFICGLMEEVTKAVLVLHRIVTRRWLKNLVVSTPEKIPVQQESG from the coding sequence ATGAATAATTACAAAGAACAGCCTGCTCACACCAATAAAGATTTTTTGAAAAAGCTCTGGCAGCTGGCAATACCTATTTCTATCCAGTGTATGATGTTTTCCCTGCTGGGACTTATTGATATCCTGATGGTCGGACAGCTCGGAGAGTCTGCCGTAGCTGCCGTTGGACTAGGAAACAGAATATTCTTTTTCAACCTTATCCTGTCAGCCTCCCTGGGCGGAGGACTTAGTATACTGGCCGCCCAGTATATAGGTGCCAGGGATACCAGCGGTGTCCGCCGAACACTGGCTCTGTCTCTCGCAGCCTCCATACTTATTACTATTCCATTTATTATTGTCTACCTCCTTTTTACCGATGCAATTATAGGGTTTGCCAGTAGCAGCCCGGAACTCCTTAGTCTCGGCAGTGACTATCTATTGATTACTGCGCCATCGATTCTATGTACAGCTATAGTGGTGCCCCTGGAGGCGGCATTGAGAGCCAGCAATGATGCAACAACCCCCACACGAATTGGTCTTCTGACCATTCTTGTAAACATTGCCCTCAACTATATTTTTATATTCGGTGCTTTTGGTATTCCTGCCATGGGTGTTGCCGGCTCAGCCCTGGGAACCGCATTGGCCCGACTCCTTCAACTGGTTATTTTATGCTATTGCATTCTCAATTTCCGAACTTACCTGATACCCACAGCCAGGGATCTATCAAAGGCATTTCGTCGTACAGAGCTGAAACGCTACCTGAAGGTGAGCCTTCCCATTATTTTCCAGGATGGACTTTGGGCCTTTGGTGTCGTCTTATATCACTTGATCTATGGGCAAATGGGAGTTGATGAATTAGCTATTATGAGTGCAGTGTCCGCTATTGAAGGACTACTTATCTCTCTATTTATTGGATTTGCCATTGGCGCCTCCATCATCCTTGGCCATGAGCTGGGTGCCAGCCAATTTGATGCCGCCTGGAAACAAGGTCGGCTATTTCTGATGGGTTCCCCCATCATAGCCCTGTTAATCGGTTTAATTCTCATTCTGTTTAATGCTCATGTAATAATGCTTTTGGGTGAACTGAGGGAAGCTACCATTCTTGCAGCCAAACAGGTTGTCATTGTGGCAGGCATGGCACTTTGCCTGAGAGTGATCAATCTGGTTGGTATCGTGGGTGTATTGAGAAGCGGCGGGGATGTAAATGCCACAGCCCTGATTAATATCATCGGCATGTGGTGTGTAGGCTTACCGCTGGCATGGCTTGCAGCAACTGTCTGGCAACTCCCTCTTTATCTTGTTTTTATCTGTGGACTCATGGAAGAGGTCACAAAAGCCGTATTAGTACTGCACCGGATTGTAACCCGGCGCTGGTTAAAAAATCTGGTGGTATCAACACCAGAAAAAATTCCGGTTCAACAGGAATCAGGCTGA
- a CDS encoding sodium-dependent transporter, whose product MSAIQRISSNRAFILAIAGAAIGLGNIWRFPYVAGENGGSLFFLVYLLFVIVMGLPVMIAEISLGRAGRASPASSFRQLAVASGRSRQWSKVAALGTLAATLVLSFYSVVSGWAIYYFIEAVSGDLSDLSITEANHVFEEFLASPSRLILFHSLFIVMTILVSGSKVSQGIEKLNAWLMPLMYFILLALVVYASGFNGFSQAIDYLFAVRMEALEWSVFLEAMGHAFFTLAIGACCLMAYGAYMPERQSIIKAVCIVALLDVLVAVMVGIASFSVVFTESIEPAAGPGLMFIALPVALGSMPMGDWVLPLFFLLMIIATWTSSVNLGEPLVVLAARWLGSRWRGAVLTGLVVWLAGIVPALSFNVFSGISPLPGKSLFDVYTAFPTQILLPVTGLLILLFAGYVLDQKRLQEQLGLTGIQFKCWLILIRLVSPLLVVTVLVSGIIKSQAG is encoded by the coding sequence ATGAGTGCAATACAACGAATTTCCTCGAATAGAGCGTTTATTTTAGCTATTGCCGGTGCTGCAATCGGTCTGGGTAATATCTGGCGGTTTCCCTATGTTGCCGGAGAAAACGGGGGGAGTCTGTTTTTTCTGGTGTACCTGCTGTTTGTTATCGTGATGGGACTGCCTGTGATGATAGCGGAAATCAGCCTTGGGCGTGCCGGGCGGGCTTCTCCTGCCAGCAGCTTTCGTCAATTAGCTGTTGCCAGCGGGCGCTCAAGGCAGTGGTCAAAAGTGGCGGCTCTGGGAACACTGGCGGCAACCCTGGTACTTTCTTTTTATAGTGTGGTTTCAGGCTGGGCTATTTATTATTTTATTGAGGCTGTCAGTGGTGATTTGAGTGATCTGTCGATAACTGAAGCGAATCATGTGTTTGAGGAATTTTTGGCCTCTCCTTCACGGCTGATATTATTTCACTCCCTGTTTATTGTAATGACGATTCTGGTGAGTGGCAGTAAGGTTTCTCAGGGTATTGAAAAGCTGAATGCCTGGTTGATGCCGCTTATGTATTTTATTTTGCTGGCGCTGGTGGTATATGCCAGTGGCTTCAATGGTTTTAGTCAGGCTATCGACTATCTTTTCGCAGTCAGGATGGAGGCTTTGGAGTGGTCTGTTTTTCTTGAGGCCATGGGGCATGCATTTTTTACCCTGGCTATTGGTGCCTGTTGTTTGATGGCGTATGGCGCCTATATGCCGGAGCGACAATCCATTATAAAGGCTGTCTGTATTGTTGCGCTTTTGGATGTTCTGGTTGCGGTTATGGTAGGGATAGCCAGTTTCTCTGTTGTATTTACTGAAAGTATTGAACCCGCTGCCGGGCCGGGTCTGATGTTTATTGCCTTGCCTGTTGCCCTGGGTAGTATGCCCATGGGGGACTGGGTACTGCCTTTATTTTTTCTATTGATGATTATTGCCACCTGGACCTCATCGGTTAATCTTGGAGAGCCTCTGGTGGTATTAGCTGCCAGGTGGCTGGGTTCCAGATGGCGAGGCGCAGTATTAACGGGTTTGGTTGTCTGGCTCGCAGGTATTGTACCAGCCCTGTCTTTCAATGTTTTTTCAGGTATTAGCCCTCTTCCGGGTAAGTCTCTTTTTGATGTGTATACAGCTTTTCCAACGCAGATTTTGCTGCCTGTCACAGGGTTATTGATTTTGCTGTTTGCAGGCTATGTGCTGGATCAAAAACGTTTACAGGAGCAGCTGGGTTTAACAGGGATTCAGTTTAAATGCTGGTTGATACTGATTAGGCTGGTCAGTCCACTGTTGGTGGTAACGGTACTGGTTAGTGGGATTATTAAATCACAGGCAGGGTAA